DNA sequence from the Malus domestica chromosome 06, GDT2T_hap1 genome:
AAAAATATGTGAGTAGATAACATTAACCTATCctaatttgaagttttttttttttttttggaagataATCTGAAGATTCTGAACCACCAGTTCTTTGTTACCCTTTTACCCTTAAtgaatcaaacaaataaaataaaataatacatagGATAATTCGATTATTCGAGGCCACCTACCCCCTACCCCTCTATCTGTGCTCTTCCCCAACCTCCAGTCTTCTTCATCACTTACTCCCTAAGCAGCCACCGTCGCCCCCAACTCCGATGGCACCAATCACAGCTGCGTTTTACAGAATGCGGCAGCTTCTTTGCATTCTGGACTCCAGAATCCACCTGCTGCTATTGCCCATCAGGTAATTGTCTGACATAATCTAAATGTAAATCTGGATGAACTCACCCTTTAGCATTGGACTAGTTTTACTGGTTATGATTGATTGAGTGGTTGTAGATTATTTGTTTTGTGGGGTTTTCCCAAGATTTCATTTTTCACTTAAATTTAAACGATTTGGGAAATTGGTTAAATCTTGgttattaatatattatattgTTGATTAAGCATTTAACAGTTAAAAATTCCGAAACATCCTAGAAAAATTTCGTGCTGGTTATGACTATGAAACTTCTCTTGGACTTTCTGTTTTGGGATAAATAATTGAGTATTGCAAGAAGTATTTACATAAAACAGGTTCATCGTGAGGTAACATCATGTCCAATAATGTATTATTATGTGCAACTTTTTCTCTACATGATAATGTATTATTAAATTAGGACATCACGTAACAGTAAACTCGTTTTATGTAAGTTGCTCTCACATATTGCGGTACTACTTTTGTGTGTAAACATTTCCCAAGTTTTGAAGAAgctggttcttacaaattagACAAAAAAACCTGCCCCCTTCATTAATTTGTCTCTAAATTGGGTGTATTTATTGCCACAAGTTCCCTCTATTAATTTGTCTCCAAACTGTATGTATTTATAGCCATATGTTCCCTCTATTAATGTGTTATTTTTCTGGGTATTTTTATATGCTGAAGTAGTTGGGAACCTGAGCTGTGGGCAGAGAGAAAGGTAGGTttgaatttttatattttatttgtttttaatttctttagatttattagaaataaaataaagggatggaaaaagaaataatatcctTTTcagaatattattttttaagttggatGTGATAAGAGTTTAATAGGAATGCCCAGAGGAAAAGGGCAAAATATAGGGATGCTAGCTAAGGCATTTCCCTCCTACAAATTCAGATACTAGAAAGAGAAATGCTTAGGAAACTTTTTCAAAAGCAGAATTCTTCATGAATTTTTTGTTACCTTATATTTTTGAcacaatatttatatttttaacttaaaaattgaTGTTAAATTATAAGATGATATAGAGTTcataaaaaatctcattttgagaGAATCTCCTTAGCTACCTTCTAAGTATCTGAgatatgaaaattttaatacACACACAAGGTGGTCCCTTTGTGTGGATGCAAATCATCAATGCAATCCTAATAGTTGATAGAATAGGAAAATATAAAGATACAATCCCTCCTTTCTAGGGAGGATGACCTCTTTTATTTGATAACTCTCTTTCCTCCCTAACAAGACAAAAACAATGTATTTTAGATCGGTTCCTTAGTCACCTTTACATCTACATCTACTTACAACAAGCATGTACACACAAGCAAGCTTGAATCTCATCATTTTATCATATAAACATCATAATTAGATCGGTTGATTCTTGTTAATGTTGAATGAAAATCATTTGTAAAAGAATTCATTTGATTTGGAGACCCTTTTGTCATCTGTGTGTGATGAATCATCGACGGTTTTGGTAACAAGTGGCATCATCATGATGAACTGtcaatttatttgattcatatgaatGACTAAACAGGCTCCAAGCCAAATGAATTTCTCCTgatgataaagagaatgaaTACAGTAAAATAATGTCACATTGGTGGAAAATATATTCCACTTGATTAATGTTTgtacatattatttattgttttatattaatatttaacCTTATCCTTATATTGTTATAAAGATATCTTATAATTCATATGTTAAATATTACATGCTATGTATACTTAAAGTGAGTATATATAGTGAAATgcagaaaattttattttttagatcaaattttgtaaaccatataacgtaaaaaaaaaggtcgtacccagtgcacaaggctcccgctttatgcagggtctgggagaggtgaatgtcggctagccttacctccatttatggagaggctgctcccaagtctcgaacccgagacttaccgctcatgggcgaaggcacttgccatcgcaccaagtgcgacctctgtAAACCATATAACGTGattgttgataattgaattattatttaaatattgattaacatgcttatttatTACTAGTAATACactatataatttacaaatttgatcTTAGAAATTAATCACCTAGTGTTACTcgttatatatatacttaaaagGGCTTGAAAGTAGCCTCTTTTCAAAGTCAGACTGACACTAATGCAGATGCAATCTTAGTAGACAATAGTCCAAGTataaaatttgcataaaatcTAGATTCTGTGGACCCTATAGTAAATGCATCATGATGATGATACTTTATTACTTACAACCATGTATGAAACATGACAAACATATGGAGGGAGGATGCTTTCCATGCATCTCTGCATGCCTTGCTTGCTTTTTTGAGTGCTTTTCTCGGCAGTTTTTCAGGTTCCTTGCTTTTTGTTTCCTCTTCCCACTTTCCAAAGAACTTGTGCACATGTGAAttcgtatttattttttttactggaTTTCGGATCCATATGATCCATGGAAAAGAAATGGAAGAAGATCAGATGGGGGTGTAGACGTGGGAAATCCAACTACTTCTAAGCAATGATTATTAATTTTGTCGTGGAAGTTCTAGAGATTTGTGTCCTATATAAACCCAGCAAAACCCAGAAGTTAGTATTCAGACAAACCCAGCAACAAGAGCTAGAACAGCAATGGCTATTCTAGCACTTGTGTTTGAGCAGCTGCAGAAGAatgtctttcttcttcctcttatcATACTTTCTGCATTCATTCTGTTTTCTCTTACTAAATCATCGTCCAATGGCGATGAGAAACGAAAACTCAAGTTACCACCTTCCCCACCAAGGTTGCCATTGATTGGAAACCTTCACCGGTTAGGCAAATTCCCACACCAATCTCTCCATGCTCTCTCGAAAAAGTATGGCGATTTAATGCTAGTGCACCTTGGGAAAGTTCCTACTTTGATCGTTTCATCTGCAGAGATGGCCAAGGAGGTGATGAAGACGCAGGACATTGCTTTCTGCAGCCGGCCAAAAGCCACTGCTCCGGGAATATTGTTCTATGACGCTCATGATATCGCGTTTGCTCCTTACGGAGAGTACTGGAGGCAAGTTCGGAAAATATGTGTTCTTGAGCTTCTGAGTCTTAAGAGGGTGTCACAGTTTCAGTACGCGAGGGTGGAAGAGGTTTCGGAGTTGGTCGAGAAGATTCGCAAAGCGTCGAGCCTCAATGGCGGGGGTCCTATTGTTCTGAGTGATCTGCTGGTGGCAACCTCCAACAACATTATCTGCAGGTGTATTCTCGGACAGAAGTTTGAGGGCGAGGAGAACAAGTGGTTTGGAGAGGTGACAAAAGATTTGATGTGCCAACTCATGAGTTTCAGTTTTACGGATTACTTTGGTCCGAGGATGAATTGGCTCGACCGTGCCAGTGGCCACATTAAACATTTGACATCGATTTGGTCCGAGTTTGATAGGTTTTTCGACAAGTTGATTGCCGAACATCAGGCGGCAGAGAAAGAAGGCAAGCCTCGCAAGAAGGACTTCGTGGATATTCTCCTCCAAGTTCAAAAGGAGGGCAATGACTTCGAGCTCAAAAGTGACCACCTCAAAGCACTTCTGCAGGTCCGTATATATCCCCCTTCATAgctctcactcactcactcactgtCTCTAACAttgattatatacatatatgtttgtatatatatagcTGAAGATTGACTTGGATTCTTAATTTTACGATTTCAGGACATGTTTGTTGGAGGAAGTGATACTAGTTGGACTGCCATGATATGGTTGATGACAGAGCTTGCGAAGAATCCACGCGTGATGAAGAAAGTCCAGGAAGAGGTAAGAAGGGTGGTGGGGAACAAGGGATATGTAGATGAGAATGTTGACACCCCCCAAATGACCTACATGATATGTTGCatcaaagaaaatatgagagttCATCCTCCGGCGCCTCTTTTACTTCCTCGCGAAACAAGTACAGACGTGAAATTGGGACCCTACAACATCCCTGCGAAAACACAGGTGTTTGTGAGCGCATACTCGGTACAAAGGGACCCCAAAGTCTGGGACAACCCCGATGAGTTTTACCCCGAGAGGTTCGAGGAGAAGAACGTTGGTTTCGTGGGTCAGGAGTTTGAACTCATCCCGTTCGGTGCTGGGAGAAGGGTGTGCCCTGGACTCGGCTTTGGGGTTGCTTCTGCTGAATATGTGCTTTCCAACCTTCTGTATTGGTTTGATTGGAAACTGCCTAGTGGTGGTAAGGAATTGGCCGAGACCATGGACACCGATGAAGTTTACGGACTCACAGTCCACAAGAAAGCTTCTCTTAACCTTATCCCGGTCCCATACAACCCTTGATCCCTCCATCGAGATCTGTCGttcttatatatgttttttattagttttgttgGTTGTTTCTGCTGCGCCTAAATATGCATTAGCAATTCTGCACTTGACAATGTTGTAATCCTCTACGGGACGTAATGTGACCGTGTAGAAATTGTAGCAGAAACATAGTTTTTGATAATAAAACTTATTACAGCTGTCGTAATTCGCTTTGAATATTTGAGAATTATGTAATTAGTTTTAGTTATCTCTTGAaacatcttaaaaaaaaaaatggataggTATGGAAAATGGAAGGAGCGATGAAGCGGTGGCAGCTGACAGTTAGGTGGCAGACGTAAGTTTTTACGGCTTAAGGTTGTGGTTATTACCTTGACGTTGGTGGTGAGAGAAGCCAACTCCTCCTTaacttttgaaaaacaaaaggtgCAATGAAGCAATGAAGCGGTACGACTGGTAGTTGAAGAACAGTACCAACGAAACCTAACTAAAAAACCAGTACATTGGTAGCAGATATATATAGCTAAGCTAAGTTGAACTAGCAGAATAAACAGTGGAACTAGTACATGCTTGCTTCAGCAGGGATAAACAAGGTAACCAAGACGGCTAGGTTGATCCATAAACTAACTCATGTTCTTGATTTCGTACTCTCTGTCAATTTGGCATCATCTTTGCTTGCTTCTGCAAAATTTGTTAGGTAGGCTTAGCCCTGGTTTGGTAAACATTCcgtttcaactttttttcacaattttggatgaaaaaaaaaagctaaaaacacaaagctgcaaaccccagctttgaaaaaccagtTTTTTTCCACAtcttttacataaaagtttattaaacactataatactgtttttttttttcaaaagcacttttacaaaaaagtttaccaaacactctgctgttttatttcacagctgcttattctcacatcacagcagaaacagttttttttcaaaacacagcaataccaaaccagccctgaCACCATGGTTAACTAATGCTTGGCTAAGCATGCACTGATTACAGGGAATACGATTTTTACACCCTAAAAAATGTCGAATCCGGCGGCAATGGACCGAATTGTTGTTAATCAGAAGCAGAGGAAACAGGCGTATTGGTACcacatttgttttcttgacattcACTAAATCAGGTGGCAAACTTCACTTACCCTCATCCCCGCCAAAGGTTCCGGTAATTTGGAAGCTTTACCAGCAAGGGCACACTACACTACCCTACCGCTCTCTTCGAGCTGTCTAGAAAATATGGCCATCTGCGGCTCATGCACTCGGGCCATGCTCCGACTCATGTGGTTTCGTCTGCAGAATTTGCCACAGAGGTTATGAGGACTCGTGAACTGTTTTCTCCAACCGGCCTAAAACCTCAAAGTACTTCGTGTCtttttttcaaatctttttAGGTCTTTCTTATAATCTCTTTTCTTATAATCTCTTTCCGAACAtaaaaatgaagaggaatattgTTATCTTCCAAATAGTCAATGATGAGCGTGATAAATGACCAAAATTCAATTGTCTAGATACATGcaattaaaataaaaccaacAAATAAACACAGACAAAGCAACATAGTGACAACAATTCTAACTAAATTATAGATTGATAATATACTTTATAGATTTTCGATTACGCACCACAATATTGTAGGCATCGAGATCTTTGGTTATTGGATATGCTATCATTAAATTTTACTTGTATTTCTAACTCTTTATTGTTCTAATGCATGTCATACACCGAAACATAATAACAATTTTGACACttctaataaaataaaactcatGCATCTCTACTTTCATTCAACCAGAGAAGAAAAAATACACAAGATGGAGGCATAAGCCGGCTTAGGTCGAGTTACAGTCCTTAAAGAGTAAAtctaaaataaaatttggtGGAGAATCCAACCAAGCACAAGGAAGTTCGACCGAGGAACCATAACGGGCTAGGCGATGAGCGATGCCATTAGCTTGGCGGCGGACACGAGTGCAAGTAACCTCAACGGTCATTGAAAGCAAAGCTTTTGTATCCTCCACAATTGGTCCAATCGGAGACAAATTGATCAAAGAATCCCTTAGTGCTTCAATAACTTGAAGGGTTCATAGTTAATCACTTGGACTTGGCTTTCTCCATAATTCCCCAATAATCTAAAGGATCCTTAAGCATCCATAATTCCTAACCAAATTAAACCATGCACAAGAAGAATTCACTTGGACTTGGCCTTGTCCATTTTTGCACAATGCCATTACCACTCATCTTTCGCACCAGACCTGCCGCAGCACAGCCGCAACTGTATACAAGAATTTTcctaggggtgtgctatccacacaccccattttacttctcacacaccctttgataatttatatctgttgatcttcttcaattcatccgatccaacggctgaaaattaaaaaggtgtgtgagaagtaaaatggggtgtgtggatatcacacccctttttcCTATTTGGTCCTTTATACTAAAAGAGGAAGAGCCCAAATCTACCTCCACCAATTTTTTCTGtcttttgacaaaataaaaagaattttaacgaaatactttcggtattgttcacttttttacgaaaatgacatttttactctaaaaagtcactcttgatactattcacttacagcatatatttgtcattttgattaaaactcaaagttttcaagttattttccttagttttcctaaaataaaaggaattggATCCCATCCGAATCCACTTAGATCCCCACATCTTAGTCATTTATCGTGTAGCAGACAGCCAGAAATTATttgacttttttatttaaaattaaacacaaatagtatatGACGAAAATTAATCgtacaatatacgataaacggttaGAATGTAGAAATCCTTAAGATCTTCACAAAGTGGATCCTAAGATGATCATTTTTCAAAATACAAAGGGTAAGAAAAGTGCATTTGATGTGGGGCACGATGTGACTTTCGTTACTTGTATATCACGAACTTTTCCACTTCTTCCACCTTTGGCTACATGTACAATATACTTTCCTACTTTTCTTGTGTGCAAAGAGCCAAGAAATTGCATACAAGCCACATAATTCTTCGATTTTGTAGTGGAGGGAAGAATACTTGTCACCAAAAATTCAAAGTCTAAATTGTTTGGTTGAAATTATTCATGATTTGGTGGTCAATGATAGGAAATGTTGCATCACTTACACCACGACAATTGGGAAAAAGTGCATCAACCTGTATTATTTTTTctaagaaatgataaaaaaattcctTAAAGTGAGATTCTACAATTAAAAGCATCTTAAAAGAAGATATCAAAtttaaaacatcaaaatgatATTTGATGTCTTATGTTGCAATTTaacattttgtataattttttgcTCCAAATATTTGAATATGCAAtaacatttattatatattacatcacattcattaaaaaattcaataaataaatttgacattgcTGTCATATTGGAGTCCCTCTAGTTGAATCAATGATCAATATAAGTTTACTGACCTGGCTCTTCAATCGACAATCTACTGCTCCCTCATTTGAGGGCAGAAGGTTTTGCCTTCAATTGACTTAGCGTTGTCTAAGAAACTGAATGCTCAGTTGGACAGAGTTTGCTGCGATTTTTTACTGGTGTATGTCTATATGTCAGTTTTGACATTTCttttgaagatgctcttatattttttatatgatATTGGTACGAAAATTAATGTTAAACTGTAAAGTGACACATAATTCGTGGAGACTCTcacttagattttttttttaattttcttttatccTTAAAAAAGAGATATTGATCGGTGTGGAGTTCATACCAATCAACTAATTGTCGAGCGTGATTTGACGCTACCCATATTCTTTTGGATTGATGTTTATCTAACTAGTTTTAAGGGTCGATATGTCCATCTATATCGGATAAACTTGTATTCAAGTCATCAAACACATGTGGACAATATCAGTTGCACAATCTTAATTTGATCGTGAGATAAAGATTATATTAAATACATGTTAGTATCAATTAATTTGTCAGAATTAATTGAAATTAGTGccacaaaaaacataaaaacaagaaaacatcCAAAAAAAGGAGCACAAAAAAGAACATATAAAcaagaaaaatctaaaaaagAAGTGTAAAAGTCAATCTTATGTTTGAACTTGAACACGAAATAATACAACTCGTTAAACAAAGAAATTATTTTCACTCTTGTTGTCTTTTAATGCACTCCTATTATTTGTTTCCCCTTTCAATTCTCATTGATATTATTAAATCCAAACaccataagaagaaaaaaacacacaatGAAAAGAACAGGCCGTTTTCCAAACACCACCTGCAGATCCACTTTAGTGAGACCTACCTGACTGGCGAGAAACTTTTATAGCACAAGTACATTCTGTAATCGTAGTTTTCTGTGCCAATAATACATATTGCATAATAAGACTACATATATCACATGGCATGAAACGTAATCATATATAACATGTATTATTAGTATAGAACGTTACAATAGCAGTAGACTCGTTTTATGAAAATAGCGTTCTACGCGGATACCCTTTAAATGGTCATTCTAAGGGCTGGtatggtattgctgtgctttgaaaaaaaactgctgtgagaataagcggctgtgctgtgagaataaatggctgtgaaataaatcagcagagtatttgataaacttttttgtaaaagtgcttttgaaaaaaaaaacaatttgatagtgggtcttttcattaaataagCACTGtaactccgtgtgctttgaaaaaaaatcagtttttcctttgattttagcttattctcacagcagcttccaaaataaggtttttttttcagtttaccaaacacctaaaatcctcacaatttttttttatagatgcttttttttaagcatctAACTCTCAAACAGCCGTGAAACTGATGAGTTCACTTCCCCACTCCAGAATTGTCGTCCATGGAGATGTTGTGGGCCCaacattcgaaaggatgggctGCTATGTCCTATTATTTAtccttattttaataaattggcGCGTAGTTTCATATATATTGGTAGTAACTTGCTGCGTTCTTGCCTTCTTGGACCTTGGTTGCCTAAATTCCCCTTTTCacttaaattttcaattttatggCAAACTTCATTGGAGCAGCAAAATCCATTTAAAGCCTCTGGTTTCTGCCCCTCTGCCTCCACCACTCAATCAAAGCCTCCACCTTTAGGCTTTAACCCCTCCtctcacacactctctctctctctctctctctctctctctcttttcccttccCAATGGATGCTTCCTCTGCAACAACCATGGCGCTCAGagtctcctcctcctcttcctcctcctcctcctccgcttCTTTCAAGCCCAACAAGTCACTCCCTTTCAAGTTCAGCACTTTCCGGCCACCTCCCCAGTCCACACCCTTCAAATCCCTCAAATACATCCAAACGCCGCCATCTTCCAATCCCAACCCATTAAAGCATCCGCCGCCGCCTCCCCAAAACCCTGGCTCAGCCTCCCCCTTCTCCTGCTCCGCCCTCACCCTCTCCTCCCAAACCTCCGAGCTAGTCCCCTTGAAGCTCCAAACTTTGATCTCCGAGTTCCAATCTCTCCCTGAGCCGATCGACAGAGTTAAACGCCTGTTGCACTACGCGGCTCTCCTCCCTCCGTTTGATGATTCGGGTCGGGTTGATTCGAACCGGGTCATGGGCTGCACGGCCCAGGTGTGGCTGCAGGCCGAGATGGACGAGGAGGGCAAGATGAGATTCGTGGCTGACAGCGATTCCGAGATCACCAGGGGCTTCTGCTCCTGCCTGGTTTCGGTGCTCGACGGCACGTCGCCGGAGGAGGTGTTGCGGGTCAAGACCGACGACTTGTCGTCACTCAATGTGGGATTGCCGGGCGCGCAGAGGTCTAGGATTAACACGTGGCATAATGTGCTGGTCAGTATGCAGAAAAAGACTAAGGCTTTGGTAGCCCAGCGGCAGGGTACGCCGCCGTTCGAGCCTTTCCCGTCGCTCGTCGTCACCGCCGAGGGCATTCAGGCAAAAGGCAGCTTCGCTGAGGCCCAGGTTGGCATAATGGATTGTGTTTCTGgttgatttatatgattatattgCCTGTTAGAAGTGCTTTATTAGAAAAGTTTCGAAATTTGTGTTAAAATATTAAATGCTTCCTGTAAAAGCACTTCAAAGTGCTTCCTCAAAACCACTTCAAAGTGCTTATGCAGAAAATGGTTTTATGACCCAATAGCTAAATGTAGTCAGAAGCATTTTTGGTTGTCATAAATCACTTTTAGCGGTTCGGAAAGCAGTTCAAAAGAGGCCCTCAATCATTTGTATTAGATTCCAAGTTTGATTTGTATATTAAATTGCAGGCGAGGTACTTGTCTCCTGATGAATCGAAGGTTGTGGAACTTGTTAATGTgttgaaggaaaagaaaattgggGTTGTTGCACATTTTTACATGGACCCAGAGGTTCAAGGTATTTTAACTGCTGCACAGAAACATTGGCCTCACATCCATATATCTGATTCTTTAGTCATGGCGGATTCCGCTGTGAACATGGCGAAAGCTGGTTGCCAATACATTACAGTCTTGGGTGTTGATTTTATGTCGGAAAATGTACGAGCTATACTTGATCAGGCTGGATTTGAAAAGGTAGCTGCTTTGCTTCCATTCATGTTTTAGTAAGAAATGCAAAATATGTGTTGCACTTGTTAAGTTGGTTTTGACTAGGGCGTTTACGATTGAATGGCTTGATATCTCAAGGGTTCGTTGGAAAATTATTATAGTAGAGTTAATGAGATGTTGGTTTGGTGCCGCAA
Encoded proteins:
- the LOC103437662 gene encoding phenylacetaldehyde oxime monooxygenase CYP71AN24-like isoform X1, whose product is MAILALVFEQLQKNVFLLPLIILSAFILFSLTKSSSNGDEKRKLKLPPSPPRLPLIGNLHRLGKFPHQSLHALSKKYGDLMLVHLGKVPTLIVSSAEMAKEVMKTQDIAFCSRPKATAPGILFYDAHDIAFAPYGEYWRQVRKICVLELLSLKRVSQFQYARVEEVSELVEKIRKASSLNGGGPIVLSDLLVATSNNIICRCILGQKFEGEENKWFGEVTKDLMCQLMSFSFTDYFGPRMNWLDRASGHIKHLTSIWSEFDRFFDKLIAEHQAAEKEGKPRKKDFVDILLQVQKEGNDFELKSDHLKALLQDMFVGGSDTSWTAMIWLMTELAKNPRVMKKVQEEVRRVVGNKGYVDENVDTPQMTYMICCIKENMRVHPPAPLLLPRETSTDVKLGPYNIPAKTQVFVSAYSVQRDPKVWDNPDEFYPERFEEKNVGFVGQEFELIPFGAGRRVCPGLGFGVASAEYVLSNLLYWFDWKLPSGGKELAETMDTDEVYGLTVHKKASLNLIPVPYNP
- the LOC103437662 gene encoding phenylacetaldehyde oxime monooxygenase CYP71AN24-like isoform X2; the encoded protein is MAKEVMKTQDIAFCSRPKATAPGILFYDAHDIAFAPYGEYWRQVRKICVLELLSLKRVSQFQYARVEEVSELVEKIRKASSLNGGGPIVLSDLLVATSNNIICRCILGQKFEGEENKWFGEVTKDLMCQLMSFSFTDYFGPRMNWLDRASGHIKHLTSIWSEFDRFFDKLIAEHQAAEKEGKPRKKDFVDILLQVQKEGNDFELKSDHLKALLQDMFVGGSDTSWTAMIWLMTELAKNPRVMKKVQEEVRRVVGNKGYVDENVDTPQMTYMICCIKENMRVHPPAPLLLPRETSTDVKLGPYNIPAKTQVFVSAYSVQRDPKVWDNPDEFYPERFEEKNVGFVGQEFELIPFGAGRRVCPGLGFGVASAEYVLSNLLYWFDWKLPSGGKELAETMDTDEVYGLTVHKKASLNLIPVPYNP